A single region of the Neisseriaceae bacterium genome encodes:
- the sppA gene encoding signal peptide peptidase SppA encodes MENQSNKQNENELFWQREIIKKLLLDKKPNKTKKWPWVLLIIILIFIIFIMPFPFMSADNSGFKKHIATLDLSEEISDMNQTLEKLTNGLEDIYYNQKNVQAIIIRANSPGGSPVTSDIAYQEIQNYKKKYPKIPIYAVVSDVCASGCYYIISATDKIYANPSSIVGSIGVIMPDYDLRDLANKLGIKDRTKTAGRNKALGSPFQEETPEQIQILNSILDQIHNQFINAVKQGRSSRLKWEENPDVFTGRIFTGIEAKDIGLIDDFGSIYSVARSIMEDPVLIDYTPEDDWIEYIQKTMRVSLEYILLKTIGTNSSFK; translated from the coding sequence ATGGAAAATCAAAGTAATAAGCAAAATGAAAATGAGTTATTTTGGCAAAGAGAAATAATAAAAAAACTGCTTTTAGATAAAAAACCTAATAAAACAAAAAAATGGCCATGGGTTCTCTTAATAATTATTTTAATATTTATTATTTTTATAATGCCTTTCCCCTTTATGAGTGCCGATAATAGTGGATTTAAGAAACATATTGCAACTTTAGATTTATCAGAAGAAATCTCTGATATGAATCAAACTCTTGAAAAATTAACAAATGGTTTAGAGGATATTTATTACAATCAAAAAAATGTTCAAGCAATTATCATTAGAGCAAATAGCCCTGGAGGTTCTCCTGTTACGTCAGATATTGCCTATCAGGAAATTCAGAATTATAAGAAAAAATATCCAAAGATTCCTATCTATGCTGTCGTAAGTGATGTATGTGCCTCGGGTTGTTACTACATCATATCTGCCACTGATAAAATCTATGCCAACCCTTCTAGCATCGTAGGCAGTATTGGTGTTATTATGCCCGATTATGATCTAAGAGACCTAGCCAACAAGCTTGGAATTAAAGATAGGACTAAAACAGCTGGTCGAAATAAAGCGCTAGGTAGCCCATTCCAAGAAGAAACCCCCGAACAAATTCAAATATTAAATTCAATATTGGATCAAATTCACAATCAATTCATCAATGCTGTCAAGCAAGGTAGAAGTAGTCGATTAAAATGGGAGGAAAATCCTGATGTCTTCACTGGTAGAATTTTCACTGGAATAGAAGCAAAAGACATAGGTCTAATTGATGATTTTGGTAGTATATACTCTGTTGCTAGAAGTATTATGGAGGATCCAGTACTGATTGACTACACTCCGGAAGATGATTGGATAGAATACATACAAAAAACTATGCGTGTAAGCCTAGAATATATCCTATTGAAGACTATTGGAACAAATTCGTCTTTTAAATAA